The genomic interval GTGAACAGCGAAGCCCAGCATTTACGGATGTGTTCAGTGACAGCGCTCAAACCGACTTGCCACAGATAGGTGTCCTGTTGCCCTGCGAAGGAAGCATCGGGCAGATCTTCGGCAGTGGCCGATGACCGGACAGCAACCGGGACGTCGCCACCGCATCGTTCCATGAGATCGCGATAAGCCTGGTGCACTGCGAAACGAGCATTCTCTGGAACGTCAAGACTGCACAGCTCATCGCGGATGATCGCAGAAACTCGATCCACTTCCTTAACATCTTCTGCATCGAGATCGTTTAGGAATTTATCGATGTGTTCAGCAACCCCTGCTTCACGGATGAATTCATCAAAGCTGGCAGTAGTGACCACAAATCCAGGTGGAACGGGCATTCCAGCATCTGTCATGGTGACTAGTGAAGCGCCCTTGCCACCGAGTACTTCTAGAACAGGATCCAGGCCTTCATCGAAGCGCTGGACAAACGGGATGTTCAAACTGTTGGTCATGGTGTCTCCTTATTTAATAAAGCGTTAAGCGTTCCAAGTCACGGGAACAGAAGTGGGGACGCGGAAGGAGAGGTTCTCCCGGAACCCGATAGCTTTGTCCGCAACCAAGTGCAGGGAAGGAACAAGCCTGGTGACTTCCTCGAGACAGATCTTGGCTTGAAGTTTGGCCAGCATGTTTCCTAGGCAATAGTGGATGCCGAAACCAAAAGACAGGTGCTCGCGCGCATTAGCGCGGCTGATATCGAATTCCTCGCCATTTTCAAAGCGAGCTTCATCGCGGTTCGCGGAACCCATGAGCAGCAGAACACCATCGCCTTCCTTAATGGCAACGCCGCCGATCTCGGTGTCTTTTAATGCTTTTCGACGCCACCCCACGATCGAGCCGGAGTACCGCAAGACCTCATCCACTGCCGCAGGAATCAGTTTTGGATTCTCTAGAATGGCTTGCCACTGCTCTGGATGATCGAGGAGAACTCGGAAACAATTGGAGATCAACGTGGTGGTTGTTTCGTGCCCCGCAAAAAGCAGGGAGTACAGCAAAGAAGCAATCTCATGATCGGTGATTTCTTGACCCTCTTGCTGTGCTCGCACTAGATCAGCGGTGAGGTTGTCGCCACCGTGTGCATGTGCATCAGCTACCATGCGTTGGCATTCCTGCCAGTACTCAACCAAATTGTGTGCGTGTGGGATCTGCTCTTCATCACTAAGATCGCCCCAGGTCATGGCCGCACGGGAATCTGACCACCGCTTGTAGGTGTCCACCATGGAAATATCTGCACCGATCAGCGTCAGGATCGTGATGGTTGGAATGTCGTAGGCAAGATCTGACACCATATCGCCGACGTGTTGATCATTCGCCAACATTTTCTCCACACGATCAATCACCATTGCTCGGATATCTGGTTCG from Corynebacterium glutamicum ATCC 13032 carries:
- a CDS encoding cytochrome P450, producing the protein MTSQTSQQSTSTGGCPFGHTSESTSHHGYQPFDMHNPFPAYKELRQEEPVMFDERIGYWVVTKYDDIKTTFDDWETFSSENAQAPVRKRGPQATQIMTDGGFTAYSGLSARIPPEHTRIRAIAQKAFTPRRYKALEPDIRAMVIDRVEKMLANDQHVGDMVSDLAYDIPTITILTLIGADISMVDTYKRWSDSRAAMTWGDLSDEEQIPHAHNLVEYWQECQRMVADAHAHGGDNLTADLVRAQQEGQEITDHEIASLLYSLLFAGHETTTTLISNCFRVLLDHPEQWQAILENPKLIPAAVDEVLRYSGSIVGWRRKALKDTEIGGVAIKEGDGVLLLMGSANRDEARFENGEEFDISRANAREHLSFGFGIHYCLGNMLAKLQAKICLEEVTRLVPSLHLVADKAIGFRENLSFRVPTSVPVTWNA